Proteins co-encoded in one Siniperca chuatsi isolate FFG_IHB_CAS linkage group LG11, ASM2008510v1, whole genome shotgun sequence genomic window:
- the LOC122884538 gene encoding uncharacterized protein LOC122884538, which translates to MSCLGWSTCSARAPVNLDPSLFRTLSTMDLVQRRRWFSLGSPIQILRQTRRTRATWRHMTVCWMPSCPTLRSPATKPPLFTLQTLRLPAVQTLFLAFKSWKCHLHLICTPTSSTTPASIPPSTRLPPDGICAHTQHGRDKGKDRHNHATLPGSTTTATCASASDKNPCHLYHHQTCALPLCIYSNPWDCWPLHTAHNACQSGSAHNAHY; encoded by the exons ATGAGCTGCTTGGGCTGGAGTACCTGTTCAGCCAGAGCACCAGTGAATCTGGACCCTTCTCTCTTCAGGACATTGTCAACGATGGACTTGGtccagaggaggaggtggttcAGCCTGGGCAGCCCGATCCAGATCCTGAGGCAGACGAGGCGTACCAGAGCAACGTGGAGGCACATGACGGTGTGCTGGATGCCGTCCTGCCCCACATTACGCTCACCAGCGACAAAACCTCCACTGTTCACCCTCCAGACTTT GAGGTTGCCTGCAGTCCAAACCCTCTTCCTGGCTTTCAAAAGTTGGAAATGCCACCTCCATCTCATCTGCACTCCTACCTCCAGCACCACACCAGCCAGCATTCCTCCCTCCACCAGACTACCCCCTGATGGAATATGCGCCCACACCCAGCATGGCAGGGACAAAGGGAAGGACAGACATAATCATGCCACTCTCCCAGGCTcaaccaccactgccacctGTGCATCTGCCAGTGACAAAAACCCCTGCCACCTCTACCATCACCAGACTTGTGCCCTCCCTCTCTGCATCTACAGCAACCCCTGGGATTGCTGGCCCCTCCACACAGCCCATAATGCCTGCCAGTCAGGCTCTGCCCACAATGCCCACTACTAG